From one Lotus japonicus ecotype B-129 chromosome 3, LjGifu_v1.2 genomic stretch:
- the LOC130742923 gene encoding putative indole-3-acetic acid-amido synthetase GH3.9 gives MDGKKLEYKGEAALKEIERMTKNGVEIQESLLKQILTQNRETEYLNKYIKKGDLVTTDVIAEFKLHVPVISYEEILPYIQRIANGEASSLITAQPITEMLCSSGTSGGKPKLVPIVAEDLDRRTFLYNLIMPIMNKYIPGLDEGKAMFLNFVKSEMSTTPCGLPMRSVLTSFYKSKQFKCRPREPWNDFTSPYQTLICTDINQSMHCQLVAGLVHRHQVLRLGASFASAFLRAISFLERNWMSLCEDIRSGQLSSFITDLGCRSSMSAMLSSPNPRLADEITKICSQKCWKGILCQLWPKAKYIEAVITGSMAQYVPALQYYSDGKLPLVCTRYASSECYFGVNIKPLSDPADVAFTLVPNMGYFEFLPLGDNGTLLIDFEEVHVPNDKLVDLGNVKLGCFYEIVVTTFAGLYRYRVGDVLQVVGFYNKAPQFRFICRKNVVISIDSDKTSEEDLHKSVTVAKKLLEPYDTLLVEYTSYPDASSVPGHYVLYWEILHYDSKMELGAPLDTNVLEECCIVVEEQLDYIYRLLRTDGSIGPLEIRVVEAGTFDALMDLFISQGASISQYKTPRCIKTNKALNLLNSKVVASFFSPRVPEWKPKKVD, from the exons ATGGACGGAAAGAAATTGGAGTACAAAGGTGAGGCGGCACTGAAGGAGATAGAGAGGATGACAAAGAATGGTGTTGAAATTCAGGAAAGCCTTTTGAAACAGATATTAACTCAGAACAGAGAAACAGAGTATTTGAATAAGTACATTAAGAAGGGAGATCTTGTAACAACTGACGTCATAGCAGAGTTCAAGCTTCATGTTCCAGTTATTAGTTATGAAGAGATCTTGCCATATATCCAGAGAATTGCAAATGGGGAAGCCTCTTCTCTCATCACTGCTCAACCAATAACAGAGATGTTATGCAG TTCAGGAACATCAGGAGGAAAGCCTAAACTGGTGCCAATAGTTGCTGAAGATCTTGACCGTCGAACCTTTTTGTACAATCTCATCATGCCAATCATGAATAA GTATATTCCTGGTCTTGACGAAGGCAAGGCAATGTTTCTCAACTTTGTGAAGTCAGAAATGTCCACTACTCCTTGTGGCTTACCTATGAGATCTGTGTTGACAAGCTTCTACAAGAGCAAGCAGTTCAAGTGCCGCCCACGTGAGCCTTGGAATGATTTCACAAGCCCTTACCAAACCCTCATCTGTACTGACATAAACCAAAGCATGCATTGTCAACTTGTAGCAGGTTTGGTCCATCGACACCAGGTCCTAAGGCTTGGTGCTTCCTTTGCTTCTGCATTTCTCAGAGCCATTTCCTTCCTTGAACGTAACTGGATGAGCCTCTGTGAGGACATACGTAGTGGTCAGCTAAGTTCCTTCATAACAGACCTAGGTTGCCGCTCTAGCATGTCCGCAATGCTTTCATCCCCTAACCCACGTCTTGCAGATGAGATAACTAAAATTTGCAGCCAAAAGTGTTGGAAGGGAATTCTGTGTCAGCTTTGGCCTAAGGCCAAGTACATAGAGGCAGTGATCACTGGTTCCATGGCTCAATATGTTCCTGCTCTGCAGTATTATAGTGATGGGAAATTGCCTTTGGTTTGTACTAGGTATGCTTCGTCTGAGTGTTACTTTGGGGTCAACATAAAACCTTTGAGTGACCCTGCAGATGTTGCTTTTACATTAGTGCCTAACATGGGTTACTTTGAGTTCCTTCCTCTTGGAGATAACGGGACACTATTGATAGACTTTGAGGAGGTGCATGTCCCCAATGACAAGCTCGTGGATTTAGGGAATGTCAAGCTTGGTTGCTTTTATGAGATTGTCGTCACCACCTTTGCTG GGCTATACAGATACCGTGTTGGTGATGTACTTCAAGTGGTTGGATTTTACAACAAAGCTCCACAATTTCGATTCATCTGTAGGAAAAATGTTGTGATCAGCATTGACAGTGACAAGACCAGTGAAGAGGATTTGCACAAGAGCGTTACTGTGGCTAAGAAGTTGTTAGAGCCTTATGATACTCTCCTAGTGGAATACACCAGTTACCCTGATGCTTCTTCAGTACCCGGACACTATGTACTGTACTGGGAAATTCTGCATTATGATTCAAAGATGGAGTTAGGGGCTCCACTTGATACAAATgttcttgaggaatgttgcatTGTGGTTGAAGAGCAACTGGACTACATATACAGGCTTTTGCGCACTGACGGGTCAATAGGACCACTTGAGATACGCGTGGTGGAGGCAGGTACATTTGATGCATTGATGGACTTGTTCATTAGCCAAGGGGCTTCAATCAGTCAATACAAAACACCAAGGTGCATTAAAACTAATAAAGCACTCAACCTGCTCAACTCCAAAGTTGTTGCTTCCTTTTTCAGTCCTAGAGTCCCCGAATGGAAACCTAAGAAGGTGGATTAA